The Capricornis sumatraensis isolate serow.1 chromosome 15, serow.2, whole genome shotgun sequence DNA segment AGAATCATAATTAGTCTTTCACTCAGCCTCTGCCAGGCACAGGGTCCAGCAGAGAGCAGGGTGGAATgagcctcttcccctcccccacccagtggATGCCGGAGGCACAGACAGGCTCACCCAGCTCTAGGGGCACAGATCACCCCAGTACTTGCTGATGTCTAATGCCCTAGTTTTGGTTTCTGGCTTGACCCCAGCAGGAGGTCCTTGGTCAttttcccctcctccccaaagTGTCCTCCCTGTCCTGATCTCCAGCCAAGAAGACCCTGTCCATTCCATGGCCAGAAGGTCATTGACAGGCTCTCTGACCATTTAAGTTGGACCAAGCCAGGGGCTGTTTGTTCAAACCTCAGATCCACACGGGGATCTGACATTCTTTACAGGCCAGGGTCTCAGAATAGCAGGGGCAGTGTGTGTCAGAGTTTAGCAGCTGGCAAGTGTTGTGGGGGATGAAGATCTGGTCAGGGGCAGGGTCAGCTTGGGCGCTGCCCCATGTCAGGCCAAGCTGGCTGGGATCCCATCCCCTTGGCAGGTTACCATGGCGGGCAGCTATGACATGCTCGGGTAGCTCTGGTGGGTCAGAGTGGGTCCTGCAGGAGCTGACAAGGGGCCCTGTGCTGGACGCACTGCCCACCATGGCAGCCAGGACATAGCCAGTGAAGGTGCTCTGCTGCCCTTgcgcctctggctggggtctggctCCTCCTGAGGGCAAGCCAGCTTGGTGGTTGGTGGTCGCCCCCAGCTTCCACTTCTGGTCATGCCATGGCCTTGCCACTGCCTCCTCACGAGGACTGAGCCTGCCATCTCGGCAGGATGGGCCCTGGGTTTCTCACATGCTCCCCGACTCTTGAGACGGAGTGGGTGCCCTACCTCCTGCTGATGGCATCAGATGCCCCTGCCAGGCCAGGGCTTTGCTGGCCTCTGGTGACTGGGTTGCACAGGGGTGCCATGTCACCAGGAGGGGTGTAAAGTgggcctcctgccctccccttgTTCTGAGACTATGTCCCGGGGCCTCTCCTTGCCCCCTTGTAGTCTGACAGCACCTGGTGGACCTTCACTCCCACCTTTACGGCCTTACCTCCACCCAGCATCTCTGCTCGCGCCGTGAGCTGGTACCTATATGTCTGTGCAGGTGCCAGCTGCAGACCATGTCTGTGGACCCAGTGGACCCTCTGGCACCCTGCCACAGGGAGGACTTGTGGCCTCTGTCTCTCCAGGCCACACCTGAGAGCCTCCAGAGTGTGGGCATTGGTGACAACTGTGCTCAGGATCTGGGTCTCGTGGGCACCATAGGTTCACAGCTACCGCTGCTTCCTGGTCATCCCCCGCCGGTGGACCCAGCCCTCATCTGCCAGGGCCCAGTCACACACCAGTTGAAGTTCTCTGCCACCACAGGGGTCCGGGGCCCAAGTAGTGATTCCCTTACTGACTTGCTGCAAACCCCGCAGTGGCCATGTCTGCCTAGGAGGCCTGCACTGTTGGGCTGCAGCTCCTGGGTCCCGTATCACCCAAGCAGGCCAGCCAGAGAGGTCTCAGGTTTGGGGTTCATGGTTGGTCTGTGGACCAGGAGGCCACCCATGTTGAGGGATGTGCGGGTGTTCCCAGTTCCTGAGTTCTTGCTGGGCAGGAGCTGGGGTGGAGACAAGGGGTAAGGATGTAGTCACCTGCTCCTGCGACATGGGTGTTTCTGTCCTTTTAACATCAGGACAGAAGGTGGATTCACCAGGCCTTGCTTCATGTGTCTGTTTCCCCAGGGATGCTGCTCTTCACTCCCCATAACTCTCCCTGTACCCTGGGCTCtggtgcttgtgtgtgtgtaggggggctCTCTTGTGTGGATGCTGCTGCAAGAACCCAGGGCTGGCTGGCCTGCTGGTGCCAGCCtgctgtgaagtcacttcagtcgtgtcctactctgtgcgaccccagagacagggctcccccgttcctgggattctccaggcaagaacactggagtgggttgccatttccttctccaatgcatgaaagtgaaaagtgaaagtgaagttgctcagttgtgtctgactcctagcgaccccatggactgcagcctaccaggctcctccgcccatgggattttccaggcaagagtactggagtgggttgccattgccttcctacAGAGCTCCAAACTCCCTGGGATGGCTCTGTCATTGGCCGTGTTGTCCCATGTGGGGGTCAGAGCTGCCTTGAACGTGTAGGCCTTCCCTGGCTCCCTATTGGTATACCTACTGCCTTGCTGTCTGCACTGGGTCCCCCTACCCAGGTGTACAGAGACCCGGAGCCCCATCCTTTGTCCTCTGGCCACTCTCCTCAGGCCAGGGGGTGTGGGTGGGTCTCAGCAATGGATCCTGAAGTGGGGTTCAGAGCACAGCACCTGGGAAGTGGCTGAGGAAGGTGGCCACCCTGTCCCAGCAGGTCTGGGGTGTATCTGCACTCTGCCCCACCTCCAGGAAGCACCCTAGCAGGGTCTCCCAGCTAGGGGCTGCCCTGAGGTGGCTGAGTGCCCGAGGCTCAGCACCTGGTTTTCCTCCTGCCCAGTACTATGCAGAGTGTCATGGCGTCATCTATGTCATCGACTCCACAGATGAGGAGCGGCTGTCTGAGTCCAAACAGGCGTTTGGTGGGTACAGCCATCTAGGCTGGGGATGCGGGGAGTAGAGTGGGAGGGTTCTGTCTGCAGAGTCCCCATTCCAGAGCTGGGCTGGGGGTTGGTTGGGCCACGCCGGGACAGGAGGGCGCCAGCCAAGTGCATCCATGTGGGGTCGGCAGGGATGTGGGGACCTGTGTGGAGGCGGATGAAGGGCGCTCACTGCCGCCTCTCTGCCCGCCCCAGAGAAGATGGTCACAAGCGAGGCGCTGGACGGTGTCCCCATCCTGGTGCTGGCCAATAAGCAGGATGTTGAGGTGAGCCCCTAGGCCAAATGGGCTCCTGCTCCCACCAGATGGGGACCTCTCCCAGGGGAGGGCCACTGCCTTCTTCAGTTACCCTGAGTGTGGCTGCCCCAGGCGAAcagagcacccccaccccctggttACTTCCTGCTGTGCTGGCACCTCTGCACCAGAGGTAGCAGTCCCCCATTCCTCTGCAGCCAGGGGCCTCCTGCTGGGCAGACCCAGGTGAAGGTCTGGAAAGAGGGCAGAAGCACCTCAGGGTGGGAGTCAGTGCTGACACCAACCTGTCTGCTGCCCTTGAGCACAGTAGCTGTGCTGGCCCCACTCCATGAACCACTGGTGAGAGGTGGCATCATGGCAGCCATTCGCATGGAGGGGGCCCTGAACAGACAGGTGGCATGTTCCTGTAGCATCTGGGTTGTGCTGCCAGGGTGTGTCTTCGTGAGGCTGCTAACCAGGCAGGTACCCTCCTGGACAGTAGCCAGGAGGCACCTCCTGGAAGGTGCCATGAAGCTTCCCACTTGCCCTCTACCCCCACTGCTCTGGGGGTAGAGGGTGGGCAGGGTGGCAGGCCTACCCCTTATGGCCTCACCtcccccagacttgcctctccaTCCCTGACATCAAGACTGCGTTCAGCGACTGTGCCTCCAAGATCGGCAGGCGGGACTGCCTGACCCAGGCCTGCTCGGCCCTCACAGGGTGAGTGGGGTTCACCCTGGGCACCGGGGGTCACAGCCAGCCCTGCCTCATGCCCATTGTCTCCACAGCAAGGGGGTGCGTGAGGGCATCGAGTGGATGGTGAAGTGCGTCGTGCGGAATGTGCACCGGCCGCCACGGCAACGGGACATCACGTAGGCACACCTGCCTGTGTGCCCACCTCTTGTCCTGAAGAGTTCCTGCCCGCTCCACACCACCAATCCTGGGGGCTGGGTCGGCTTTGCCTTTTGGTTGTCccatttgctttgtttcttctctAAGACAAATTTTTCTGTGTCCGGAAAAGCGGAGGCTTCTGCTAGGGGTGCTGGGGCCTTAGGGATGCCAGCTGACCGCCAGCAGAACTTATGGCCATAGCAGGCCTAGACCTGCCCGAGTCCCAGTCTGGGGCCCCCGCGGGCCACCTCTCCTTTCGGAGCTGCTGCCCCAGCAGGCCTGCCGGTTTGGCCCTGCATGGGGCCTTGATGGGGAGCTGCTTGGAAATAGGTGTTTCAGAGCTGTGGGGCCCTCCATAGTGCTCAAGGCTGCTCTGTGCGTCATGCCCATGGAGGCAGCTATGACTGTCCTTGGCCTCTGTCCCCTCTGATCTTGGACTCAGGTGGGGGGGGGTTAGTGTCACctgaaggagacctgggcttgtTGCTGTCCCTGTCCTGAGCAGCttcaggaggaggcagggagacctGCCTGGGAGGCTGTGAGCCCCACCCACTGACCCAGCCACCTTGTTTTGATCTCCAGGGAAAATGGGAAAGCTAGGTGGTTGTGCTGGGAGTGGGCATctgttcccccccacccccagcctgcctGCCACCCACCCAGAATAACCTAGAGATGAGCTTGGGGTGTGAGGAAGGCCAGCAGGGTCCCAAGGAGCCCAGGCTAGTAGTGTGCTGGGCCTGTGCTAGCTGGGGGTGAAGGCCGGGGTTGCTCTCAGGTCTGggccctttccagtcctgtgtccaggAGCAGAGGCCCTCCAGGCAAGGCTGGTCCTCAGGACCCTCCCACATGGCCCTTGTGGAAGCCGGTGACACCCCATGAGCCTAGCCATGGGCAAAATAAAGAGTCGGAGTGGCTCCCATCCATCATTCTCCAGAGGCCTGGTGGCTTTGTGTGAGGGTCAGGTTCCCCAGGCAGCTGGGGAGGAGATGCTGGGAAAAGGATGagtcagggctgggggtgggcacCAGCTGCAGGTGAGGTGACTCATTGAGGGGGTGCTTTGATCCTGCCTCTCCCTGGGGCCCTTCCTGGAGGTCAGGCAGGAGCCTCCAGGGCTGGTGGGGGCTGCCGGGACTGGGAGTCCTAGGTTGATGAGTCAAGGCCTCATCTGAACCTGCCCCAGAACGGAAAAGCATCGTTTCCCAGAAAATGAGTGGGACACACTATCCTACCCAGAGGTCTTGGCTAGTCccttgctgggaaatcccctgCCACTTTGAGGAGGGTGGAGCCTCAAAGAGGGGCAGCTTGAAGGTGACACTTCATGGCACTTCAGGGCACAGACTGGCACTAACCACTCTGACTTGCCTATTCCACAATGGAGCCCTTGAATTCAGTGACTCGCCCTCCCTCCACACCCCTAACCGCTCAGCAAAACTTTGACAGAGGGGTGTAACCCGCTGTCCTCTCCCATGACCTACCACCTGAGAGGGTCAGTCCCAGTAGGAGGGAAGGCAGCGGACAGGGCACTGATGCTAGGCAGCACGCCCAGGTGTGTCCCTCCCTGGGGTGCAGAGCACGCACTGGCAGACTGGACACTCGTTTACCAATCTGCTTTATGAAAAATAACCTTAGCGCCGAAGGGGCCGGTTTCGAGGCCTCCTTTGGTGCAGCACGAGGAGCTCGGACTGGAGTGAATAAATACCAGGAAGGGTGCTCACTGCGCCGGAAGGAAGTGTTCGCGGATGCTGCGCTCCAGCCCAGGCAGTCTGGCCGCGCGCAGTGCCTGCAGCAGCCGTACCCCCAGCGCCCCAGGCCGCGCTTCGCGGAGCTCCATGAGCTGCTGCCACAGCCTCCGCTGCAGCGCCGCGCGGCCCTCCCTCAGCGGCGGCGGCGGTCTCTGCGTCCCGGGATCCACTAGCGCCTGCTGCAGCCGCTGCAGTCTCTTGAGGGAGATGTCCTGGAAAGCCACGAAGTCGACCACGGCGTGCTCACACTCCTCGGTCCCTGCGGGAAGGCGGTGTGAGGGGGTGCCTAGTCAGGTGCCAGCGCCCCGGGAGGACAGGACAGTGGAGGGGGTCTCTGCACGCTCATGAAGGCCAAGGCGAGAGCCGTGCCGGAGGGTCTGGGGTGACCGCGGGAAACGGCGAGCAAGGAGTGCGGCTCGTGGGCTGAAGCTGAGAATGGGATGCGACGCGAAGGAGGCTCGCCACTCTCGCTGCTGTGCCCTCCCGCGAACCGTTAAGCCCTCGAAGCCTGTTTCCCAATGCCGGCGGGAAATGGCATCACCCACCAGTGCTGAAACCCTCAGCCAAATAGTCTCCTGGTCCGCCCCCACCGCGCTTCCGGAAGCCTTTCCCAGGAACCAGCTAATAAGCGctgagcacccccaccccaccccctgctcacCCGGCGCCCCTGGCTCCAGCAGGCCGAGCTGGAAGCTCGTGCAGTTGGTGCACAGGGCGTCGTGGAACGGGGAGCCAGGCACATTGACGACCAGGCCCAGGGCCGTGCAGTTGCGGTGTGGCTGGCACCGCTCCGAGCTCGAGCTGCTGGCGGAGAAGGTGCCCGGGGGGCACGGCTGGCACTGCGTGTTCTGGCTGGGGGTACCTAGGGATGAGACAAGGAGGCCGCAGTCAGGAGAGTCGAGTGGTCCCTGTTCGGCGGAGGgtcgccccgcccctcccctcacccaccgGGAGCGGCCACGCCGGCGCCGGGCGGGCAGGACGCGTGCTCCAGGCAGAAGCTGGCGTGCTCGAAGAAACCGGACCGACAGCGGCAGGCGCGGTTGTGGGTGGCCCCGCACGGCCGCGCCTCCTCCTCGCGCTCCCCGCAGATGACGTTGCAGTAGCGGCAGCGCTCCAGGTAGTTCCAAAATTGTGTGTAGTGGCGCGGCGGGCAGGCACCGCACGTCGTGGGGCTGTCCCGGCCGCAAGGCCGCTGCACAAAGGTGCCCGGGGGGCACTGGTCACACACCAGCCACTCCCCCGTCTCTGCGTCCCTCCACGGGTAGGTGGGCACGCTTGCTGCCGCCCCGCGCGCCGCAAGCGCCAGCAGCAGGGCAGTCACCGGCCACGGCGGAGCTCTCATGGTCTCTATGGAGCTGCAGCGGCCTCCGGCCGCGTCCTATAAGGGTCGGTCTGGCCCCGCCCCGGGGAGCCCCGCCCGCCGAGGAGGAGGGGTCGGCGACCTAGGGACCTAGGCTTTGACTCCTCCCTCCAAATCCAGTGCCAGGGTGGTCCTGTGACGGCCCCCAGCACAAATGGCAAAGGGCAGGGCCTGACGCCGTTACCAGGCCTGGCAACTGCGGGGTGGAAGGGGCAACGGCTTCCCCTTTGGACAAAACATGTGAAAGGGAGACTGTCTAGATACCCCCATCCTCCCTGGCACCCTCACCCCTCCAATCAGCCCAGGACATGCAGACACGTCCAGCAGTACCAGCAGCTTTATTATATTTCTGTCCCTTAGTGAACAGCGGGTCCGCCAAGGGCAGCCCCCAGGAGGGGCAGGGCTCCCTTCCTATGGGGGCTCTGACCAGAGGCTGGCAGCCATTCAAGCTCTGGGCAAGCACCTTCCAGTGGACCCACCCCAGACCCCAAGGTGACCTCAAGGCCTCTCACAGGGACCAGGATCCCACTGCCATCTCAGGGGCATCACACAGACACTGGACTGGCCTCCCTGTCAGGCAGGCTCTTTGGCCCACTCCCAGCCAACAGGCAAGTGTCCAGGCAGTGCCCCAGGAG contains these protein-coding regions:
- the ARFRP1 gene encoding ADP-ribosylation factor-related protein 1 isoform X1: MYTLLSGLYKYMFQKDEYCVLILGLDNAGKTTFLEQSKTRFNKNYKGMSLSKITTTVGLNSKGPLGVWVGGRTLRMLQCAKATVGTVDVGKARLMFWDLGGQEELQSLWDKYYAECHGVIYVIDSTDEERLSESKQAFEKMVTSEALDGVPILVLANKQDVETCLSIPDIKTAFSDCASKIGRRDCLTQACSALTGKGVREGIEWMVKCVVRNVHRPPRQRDIT
- the ARFRP1 gene encoding ADP-ribosylation factor-related protein 1 isoform X2 is translated as MYTLLSGLYKYMFQKDEYCVLILGLDNAGKTTFLEQSKTRFNKNYKGMSLSKITTTVGLNIGTVDVGKARLMFWDLGGQEELQSLWDKYYAECHGVIYVIDSTDEERLSESKQAFEKMVTSEALDGVPILVLANKQDVETCLSIPDIKTAFSDCASKIGRRDCLTQACSALTGKGVREGIEWMVKCVVRNVHRPPRQRDIT
- the TNFRSF6B gene encoding tumor necrosis factor receptor superfamily member 6B, with the protein product MRAPPWPVTALLLALAARGAAASVPTYPWRDAETGEWLVCDQCPPGTFVQRPCGRDSPTTCGACPPRHYTQFWNYLERCRYCNVICGEREEEARPCGATHNRACRCRSGFFEHASFCLEHASCPPGAGVAAPGTPSQNTQCQPCPPGTFSASSSSSERCQPHRNCTALGLVVNVPGSPFHDALCTNCTSFQLGLLEPGAPGTEECEHAVVDFVAFQDISLKRLQRLQQALVDPGTQRPPPPLREGRAALQRRLWQQLMELREARPGALGVRLLQALRAARLPGLERSIREHFLPAQ